In a single window of the Prochlorococcus marinus CUG1415 genome:
- a CDS encoding N-acetyltransferase, with protein sequence MQYFSKKKLVLPEGYFVNSSQIPLAKEVNKLLANCGCETFPIKPLSEAIKKSNFFFTIQNELKNKLYGFVRVTSDRGLNANLWNLSAVKGKNQQLYYSILLKVTLEKINREMPGCSISLQAPVSSFESLEQIGFILDPNGIRVMGYKL encoded by the coding sequence TTGCAATATTTTTCAAAAAAAAAACTTGTTCTTCCAGAAGGTTATTTTGTTAATTCTTCTCAGATCCCATTAGCTAAAGAAGTAAACAAACTTTTAGCGAATTGTGGTTGTGAGACATTTCCAATAAAACCTCTTTCTGAGGCTATTAAGAAAAGTAATTTCTTTTTTACCATACAAAATGAATTAAAGAATAAATTATATGGCTTTGTAAGGGTTACATCCGACAGGGGATTGAATGCTAACTTATGGAATTTAAGTGCAGTAAAAGGTAAAAATCAGCAACTTTATTATTCAATATTGCTTAAAGTAACTCTTGAGAAAATAAATAGAGAAATGCCTGGATGCAGTATTTCTTTACAGGCACCAGTGTCTTCATTTGAAAGTTTAGAACAAATTGGATTTATACTAGATCCAAACGGGATAAGAGTAATGGGATATAAACTTTAA
- the speD gene encoding adenosylmethionine decarboxylase: MEGHKKNQIFSSFSNDQKLTHQSKHLLLELYGCDYAKLNDESFLRCTLNRAAKIAKATVLNLISNKFEPQGVTAIALLAESHISIHTWPESNYSAVDIFTCGQNMLPELASQYFIDALKAEEHFLRVINRNPPSAVLNEMRTVV, translated from the coding sequence ATGGAAGGCCACAAAAAAAATCAAATTTTTAGTTCTTTTAGTAATGACCAAAAATTAACGCATCAAAGTAAACATCTTTTGTTGGAACTTTATGGATGTGATTATGCAAAATTAAATGACGAATCCTTTTTGCGCTGTACGTTAAATAGAGCTGCTAAAATTGCAAAGGCAACAGTTCTGAATTTGATAAGTAATAAATTTGAGCCTCAGGGGGTTACAGCGATTGCATTACTTGCTGAATCACATATTTCAATACATACTTGGCCAGAATCTAATTATTCTGCCGTAGATATATTTACTTGTGGTCAAAATATGTTACCAGAACTTGCGAGTCAATATTTTATTGATGCTTTGAAGGCTGAAGAACATTTCTTGCGCGTCATTAACCGCAATCCACCTTCAGCAGTTCTCAATGAGATGAGAACAGTTGTTTAA
- the recF gene encoding DNA replication/repair protein RecF (All proteins in this family for which functions are known are DNA-binding proteins that assist the filamentation of RecA onto DNA for the initiation of recombination or recombinational repair.): MHKKIFLNKLKIKNFRNHKSFEIDLKEQRAIVLGCNGIGKSNLLESVEFLSQLKSNRALSDKDLIANDSDMALVIGQIDFKDDLKLNLFRKGPKRIYVNESILKKQSEIKHYIRSVCFCSNDIDIVRSEPSYRRTWIDKVVSQLEPVYLDLIIRFNRLLKQRSHFWRSESFLNNQSSEIFESFDIQMSIIGTRIFRRRRRALLKIKPYVEYWHNHLSKSKEQIGINYLSGIQNISPEEEDEEFISKKIAEQLFNQRSIEALTGKCNFGPHRDDIEFLINNSSVRKYGSSGQQRTFILALKMAELDLLTKTLNISPILILDDVLAELDLTRQNLLLNSVGKDSQCFISATHLDKFNQSFLDSSQMIHL; this comes from the coding sequence ATGCACAAAAAAATTTTTTTAAATAAATTAAAAATTAAAAATTTTCGGAACCATAAAAGTTTTGAAATTGACTTAAAAGAGCAAAGAGCAATTGTTCTTGGTTGTAATGGTATTGGCAAGTCAAATTTACTTGAATCGGTTGAATTTTTAAGTCAATTAAAATCAAATAGAGCATTAAGTGATAAAGATTTAATAGCAAATGATAGTGATATGGCTCTAGTCATAGGACAAATAGATTTTAAAGATGATTTAAAGTTAAATTTATTCCGAAAAGGTCCTAAAAGAATTTATGTTAATGAATCAATCTTGAAAAAGCAGAGTGAAATAAAGCATTATATTCGCAGTGTATGTTTCTGTTCTAATGATATAGATATTGTTAGAAGTGAACCCAGTTATCGAAGAACATGGATTGATAAAGTCGTATCTCAGCTTGAACCAGTATATTTAGATTTGATAATTAGATTTAATAGGCTTTTAAAACAAAGAAGTCATTTTTGGCGTTCAGAAAGCTTCCTAAATAATCAATCCTCAGAAATTTTTGAAAGCTTTGACATTCAGATGTCAATAATAGGTACAAGAATTTTTAGGCGCAGAAGAAGGGCTTTATTAAAAATAAAACCATACGTTGAATATTGGCATAATCACTTAAGTAAATCTAAAGAACAAATAGGCATAAATTATCTTTCTGGGATACAAAATATTAGTCCAGAAGAAGAAGACGAAGAATTTATTAGTAAGAAAATAGCAGAACAACTATTCAATCAACGTTCAATCGAAGCATTGACTGGTAAATGTAATTTTGGACCTCATCGTGACGATATTGAGTTTTTAATTAATAATAGTTCAGTTAGAAAATATGGTTCATCCGGTCAGCAAAGAACTTTTATCTTAGCTTTAAAGATGGCTGAACTAGATTTATTAACTAAAACATTAAATATCTCTCCCATACTTATATTGGATGATGTCTTGGCTGAACTAGATCTAACTAGACAGAATTTGTTATTAAATTCTGTTGGCAAAGATAGTCAATGTTTTATAAGTGCGACACATCTAGATAAATTTAATCAGTCTTTCTTAGACTCTTCACAAATGATTCACTTATAA